The Flavobacterium sp. J372 genome includes a window with the following:
- a CDS encoding efflux RND transporter periplasmic adaptor subunit, translating into MVNANGYTELPPQNQADVSVHVTGVVSRINVIEGQQVRKGQVLATVESPEFARLQRVLYYLQEQPGVPEA; encoded by the coding sequence GTGGTAAATGCCAACGGCTATACGGAACTGCCCCCTCAAAACCAGGCCGATGTATCGGTGCATGTTACCGGTGTGGTAAGCAGGATCAATGTCATCGAAGGGCAGCAGGTGCGCAAAGGGCAGGTCCTTGCCACGGTAGAGAGCCCGGAATTTGCCAGGCTGCAAAGAGTCCTATATTACCTCCAAGAGCAACCTGGAGTTCCTGAAGCTTGA